Proteins from a genomic interval of Clostridium sp. M62/1:
- a CDS encoding DUF3847 domain-containing protein, producing MNEKLEKLNRQLAQGEARLRRAQHEEKILEHQMKQLTRKERTHRLCTRGAMLESFLIRPEVLTDDDVMDILKQAFSQTGMKEAVAESVKGRVSGKPLTE from the coding sequence ATGAATGAAAAGCTGGAAAAGCTCAACCGGCAGCTTGCCCAAGGCGAAGCCAGACTGCGGCGGGCGCAGCATGAAGAAAAGATACTGGAACACCAGATGAAGCAGCTTACCCGGAAGGAACGGACGCACCGGCTCTGTACCAGAGGGGCAATGCTGGAAAGTTTCCTGATAAGGCCGGAAGTGCTGACGGACGATGATGTGATGGACATTCTGAAACAGGCATTTTCCCAAACTGGTATGAAGGAAGCTGTTGCGGAGAGCGTGAAAGGTCGGGTATCCGGGAAACCCCTTACGGAGTAA
- a CDS encoding helix-turn-helix domain-containing protein has product MEHDIGSKIKAARLEKKLTQEQVAELLGVSRQTISNWENEKSYPDIISVIKMSECYDVSLDYLLKGEQKMKTYYDYLEESTNVVKSNANRNKIITILSYLLIWAFAMIVFWFFTSGSDAMGYSLMFLWIILPVTTFIVSVVIGKNNFWGKGKWAFTLFFGVMYMLAEYGTFKMANNITFNKLNAPEFGMIVAGAIISAIGMLLGSLCNRKRHNLNKEE; this is encoded by the coding sequence ATGGAGCATGACATTGGAAGCAAAATCAAGGCAGCCAGACTTGAGAAAAAGTTAACGCAAGAACAGGTTGCTGAATTGTTAGGAGTGAGTCGTCAGACCATCTCAAATTGGGAAAATGAAAAATCCTATCCGGATATCATTAGTGTCATAAAAATGAGCGAATGCTACGATGTCTCTCTTGACTATTTATTGAAGGGAGAACAGAAAATGAAAACCTATTATGATTATCTTGAAGAAAGTACAAATGTTGTGAAAAGCAACGCCAACAGAAACAAAATTATTACAATTCTCTCCTATCTGTTGATTTGGGCATTTGCAATGATTGTGTTCTGGTTCTTTACAAGCGGAAGCGACGCCATGGGTTACAGTTTGATGTTCCTTTGGATTATTCTTCCTGTAACAACATTCATTGTGTCTGTTGTGATTGGTAAAAATAACTTCTGGGGAAAAGGAAAATGGGCGTTTACCCTTTTCTTTGGCGTAATGTATATGCTTGCCGAATACGGCACATTTAAGATGGCAAACAATATAACTTTTAACAAACTGAATGCTCCAGAATTTGGAATGATTGTAGCTGGAGCAATAATCTCTGCAATCGGTATGTTGTTAGGTTCGCTTTGTAATAGGAAACGCCACAATCTAAATAAAGAGGAATGA
- a CDS encoding helix-turn-helix domain-containing protein, with product MVDMPYEDFIRSRITELRMARDVSEHRMSLELGKSGSYIRGVTSGAALPSLKELFNIIAYFNMTPAEFFAPLEDDDSTYHKLCEQLRTLSDEDLDKVATFINWITK from the coding sequence ATGGTTGATATGCCATACGAAGATTTTATCAGAAGCCGCATTACCGAACTGCGGATGGCCAGAGATGTTTCCGAACATCGTATGAGTTTGGAATTAGGAAAAAGCGGCTCTTATATCCGAGGTGTGACCAGTGGAGCGGCCTTGCCATCGCTCAAAGAACTTTTCAATATCATAGCGTACTTCAACATGACACCGGCGGAATTTTTCGCTCCATTGGAAGATGATGATTCCACCTATCATAAGCTCTGTGAACAGTTGAGAACTTTAAGTGATGAGGATTTGGATAAAGTCGCTACTTTCATAAACTGGATCACCAAATAA
- a CDS encoding helix-turn-helix domain-containing protein, translating to MNISYQPLWNTLKERGMRKEDLRLAAGLTTNMIANMGKGEHISMKTLLRICEALNCGILDVIELTQDEEN from the coding sequence ATGAACATCAGCTATCAGCCATTATGGAACACCTTGAAAGAACGTGGCATGAGAAAAGAGGACTTGCGGCTTGCCGCCGGTCTGACAACCAACATGATTGCCAACATGGGCAAGGGCGAGCATATCAGTATGAAAACACTGCTGCGTATCTGCGAAGCCCTAAATTGTGGCATTTTAGATGTGATTGAGTTGACGCAGGATGAAGAAAATTAA
- a CDS encoding VirD4-like conjugal transfer protein, CD1115 family produces the protein MKPEIKKLLILNLPYLLFVWLFDKVGAAVRLSPGADASAKLLHLGDGFTTAFSSIAPSFHPADLLIGIAGAVIVRLIIYTKGKNAKKYRRGTEYGSARWGGADDIKPYTDPVFENNIPLTQTERLTMNSRPKQPKYARNKNILVIGGSGSGKTRFFVKPSLMQCTSKDFPTSYIVTDPKGTLILETGKMLQRYKYRIKVLNTINFKKSMKYNPFAYLRSEKDILKLVNTIIANTKGDGEKSGEDFWVKAEKLYYTALIGYIWYEAPEDEKNFTTLLEMINASEAREDDEDFQNPVDLMFERLEEKDPEHFAVKQYKKYKLAAGKTAKSILISCGARLAPFDIKELRELMETDEMELDTIGDRKTALFVIISDTDDTFNFVVSILYTQLFNLLCDKADDEYGGRLPVHVRCLLDEFANIGQIPKFEKLIATIRSREISASIILQSQSQLKAIYKDNADTIVGNCDTTLFLGGKEKTTLKEISEILGKETIDSFNTSETRGRELSHGLNYQKLGKQLMTEDEIAVMDGGKCILQLRGVRPFFSDKFDITKHPKYKYLSDADPKNAFDMEKHLKRRPAIVKPDEVFDYYEIDAADLQEDADHEET, from the coding sequence GGGGACGGTTTTACCACCGCCTTTTCCAGTATCGCGCCGAGCTTCCACCCGGCAGACTTACTTATCGGCATTGCGGGGGCGGTCATTGTCCGGCTGATTATCTACACCAAAGGCAAGAACGCGAAGAAATACCGCCGCGGGACAGAATACGGTTCGGCGCGTTGGGGCGGGGCTGACGACATAAAGCCGTACACAGACCCGGTATTTGAGAACAATATCCCCTTAACGCAGACGGAACGGCTCACCATGAACAGCCGCCCGAAGCAGCCGAAATACGCAAGAAACAAAAATATTCTTGTAATCGGCGGTTCCGGCAGCGGCAAGACCCGGTTCTTTGTGAAACCGTCGCTCATGCAATGTACGTCAAAGGATTTTCCAACGTCGTATATCGTCACTGACCCGAAAGGAACACTGATTTTGGAAACCGGGAAAATGTTGCAGCGGTACAAATACCGTATCAAAGTGCTAAATACGATTAACTTCAAAAAATCCATGAAATACAATCCCTTTGCCTATCTGCGGAGCGAAAAGGACATTTTGAAATTAGTCAATACCATTATCGCCAACACCAAAGGCGACGGGGAAAAATCCGGCGAGGATTTCTGGGTGAAAGCGGAAAAGCTCTACTACACCGCACTAATCGGCTATATCTGGTATGAAGCCCCAGAGGACGAGAAGAACTTCACGACGCTGCTTGAAATGATAAATGCGTCGGAAGCCCGCGAGGACGACGAGGATTTCCAGAACCCGGTTGACCTCATGTTTGAACGTCTGGAAGAAAAAGACCCGGAACATTTTGCAGTCAAGCAGTACAAAAAATACAAACTGGCGGCGGGCAAGACCGCAAAAAGCATACTTATCTCATGCGGCGCGAGGTTAGCCCCATTCGACATTAAGGAGCTGCGGGAGCTTATGGAAACCGACGAAATGGAGCTTGACACCATAGGTGACAGAAAGACCGCCCTTTTCGTGATTATCAGCGACACCGACGACACCTTTAACTTTGTCGTGAGTATTCTCTACACACAGCTATTCAACCTCTTGTGCGACAAAGCAGATGATGAATACGGCGGGCGGCTTCCCGTCCATGTACGGTGCTTACTTGATGAATTTGCGAATATCGGGCAAATCCCCAAATTTGAGAAACTAATCGCAACCATACGGAGCCGGGAAATCTCCGCGTCAATCATCTTGCAGAGCCAGTCACAGCTAAAGGCAATCTACAAGGACAACGCCGATACCATAGTCGGCAACTGCGACACCACGCTTTTCTTGGGCGGCAAGGAAAAAACCACGCTCAAAGAAATATCGGAGATTTTAGGCAAGGAAACGATAGACAGCTTCAACACTTCCGAAACAAGGGGGCGGGAGCTTTCGCATGGGCTGAACTATCAGAAATTGGGAAAGCAGCTTATGACGGAAGATGAAATCGCAGTCATGGACGGAGGGAAATGTATCTTGCAGCTACGCGGGGTGCGCCCGTTCTTTTCGGACAAATTCGACATAACGAAACACCCGAAATACAAGTACCTATCCGACGCAGACCCGAAGAACGCCTTTGACATGGAAAAGCACCTTAAACGCCGCCCCGCCATTGTCAAGCCCGACGAGGTTTTTGACTATTACGAGATTGACGCAGCAGACTTACAGGAGGACGCAGACCATGAGGAAACGTAG
- a CDS encoding DeoR family transcriptional regulator, protein MEFEFMTADTVLPPCMPLPTAMLRLPISSTAKIMYARLLDATLAEGGEDTNGILFVRFPIVELAAALSRSSVTVKRSLKELEDAGLILRVRRGVGEPNRIYTLLPKKEGYRDE, encoded by the coding sequence ATGGAATTTGAATTTATGACCGCAGACACCGTTCTGCCGCCCTGTATGCCACTTCCCACCGCCATGCTCCGGCTGCCGATCAGCAGCACCGCAAAGATCATGTATGCCCGACTGCTGGATGCCACCCTTGCGGAAGGTGGGGAGGATACCAACGGGATACTGTTTGTCCGTTTCCCCATTGTGGAGCTGGCAGCGGCCTTGTCCCGCAGCTCCGTGACCGTCAAGCGTTCCTTAAAAGAATTGGAGGACGCCGGACTGATCCTGCGGGTGCGCCGGGGCGTGGGAGAACCGAACCGCATTTACACGCTGCTCCCCAAAAAGGAGGGCTACCGTGATGAATGA
- a CDS encoding helix-turn-helix domain-containing protein, producing the protein MKGATTIQERLWELRKDKGLNLEELSQKTGISKSALASYESDDNKEINHGSLIALADFYEVSIDYLFCRTENREQINTPLSELHLTDEAVELLKSGRINNRLLCEIVTNDKFEQLMTDTEIYIDGHATSTFRTLYESLEEQRQVIVQKYKQADRDFYSQTLLAAEVKEEDFFCHVTHKTWDAILHDIRKAHEHDIDSTPDYSLAKKMGLEIRKAIQSSGDYLGKVWAVIFNMLGMDFYKLSPDEQKTFKKVLSKSPAIKNSPVNFRRKRK; encoded by the coding sequence ATGAAGGGAGCGACCACCATACAGGAACGCCTTTGGGAACTTCGCAAGGACAAAGGCTTGAATCTGGAAGAACTGTCACAGAAAACAGGCATTTCAAAATCTGCTCTTGCCAGCTATGAATCGGATGATAACAAAGAAATCAATCACGGCAGCCTCATTGCACTGGCAGACTTTTATGAGGTGTCTATTGATTATCTGTTTTGCCGGACAGAAAACCGGGAGCAGATCAACACCCCGCTATCTGAACTGCATTTGACTGATGAAGCCGTGGAACTTCTGAAAAGCGGTCGTATCAACAACCGGCTTCTTTGTGAGATTGTAACCAATGATAAATTTGAGCAGCTTATGACCGATACGGAAATTTACATTGATGGTCATGCAACCTCTACCTTCCGTACTCTTTATGAATCTTTGGAAGAACAGCGGCAAGTTATTGTTCAGAAATACAAGCAGGCGGACAGAGATTTCTATTCGCAGACACTTCTTGCCGCAGAAGTAAAGGAAGAAGATTTTTTCTGTCATGTGACGCACAAAACATGGGACGCCATTCTCCACGATATACGGAAAGCCCATGAGCATGACATTGACAGCACACCGGACTATTCCCTCGCAAAGAAGATGGGTCTGGAAATCCGAAAAGCCATTCAATCTTCCGGGGACTATCTTGGAAAAGTGTGGGCAGTCATTTTCAATATGCTTGGCATGGATTTTTATAAGCTGTCCCCTGATGAACAGAAAACATTCAAAAAGGTTTTGTCAAAATCGCCCGCTATCAAAAACAGTCCGGTCAACTTCCGACGCAAGAGAAAATGA